Proteins encoded in a region of the Pseudomonas denitrificans (nom. rej.) genome:
- a CDS encoding DUF6160 family protein → MKIKQLVLASAVLAAPFLAHADMKSMDDAALSGITGQDGISISGTFNASIGAVTYKDADTNGGSLVLQGIHLPSVTIADNAPMTVDVVKTNITPVGGGTAVATEQLAIGLPTVTGDVTIDAVKVGTGGASIGSLTVSNLNLAGSTVKVWGH, encoded by the coding sequence ATGAAAATCAAGCAACTGGTTCTTGCAAGCGCAGTTCTGGCCGCTCCGTTCCTGGCACATGCCGACATGAAATCCATGGATGACGCTGCACTGTCCGGTATCACCGGCCAGGATGGCATCAGCATTTCCGGTACCTTCAACGCCTCCATTGGCGCTGTCACCTACAAGGACGCCGACACCAACGGCGGTTCCCTGGTCCTGCAGGGTATCCACCTGCCGAGCGTGACCATCGCCGACAACGCGCCGATGACCGTCGACGTGGTGAAAACCAACATCACTCCGGTTGGCGGCGGCACTGCCGTAGCCACCGAACAACTGGCCATCGGCCTGCCCACCGTGACCGGTGACGTCACCATCGACGCCGTCAAGGTAGGCACCGGCGGCGCCAGCATTGGTTCGCTGACCGTTTCCAACCTGAACCTCGCCGGTTCGACCGTGAAGGTCTGGGGTCACTGA
- a CDS encoding C39 family peptidase produces the protein MFEILLGSLLGLFGFTQAVDTKPQQQGTVNISQPLTPNGPFRESVQLEPMSQVQFRNVIRQAYDYSCGSAALTTLLDYYLGRNLEERQVMEGLIKYGEADKIVQRRGFSLLDMKRYAAALGYKSGGFRAEFSDLDSLEHPALVPIHYAGFKHFVVVRDVYNDHVFVADPALGNISFTRARFEEIWDQNVLFVIYPSGQEPRNALELKEADMRLVDDRTVSLLAFREFPEMSKVTQNQIGTAATNGDVQYIRRK, from the coding sequence ATGTTCGAGATTCTGCTGGGAAGCCTGCTGGGCCTGTTCGGTTTTACCCAGGCCGTGGATACCAAGCCGCAACAGCAGGGCACAGTGAACATCTCGCAGCCGCTCACGCCCAACGGTCCCTTCCGTGAGTCGGTCCAGCTCGAGCCGATGAGCCAGGTGCAGTTCCGCAACGTCATCCGCCAGGCCTACGACTACAGCTGCGGCTCGGCGGCGCTGACCACGCTGCTGGACTACTACCTGGGCCGCAACCTGGAAGAACGTCAGGTCATGGAAGGCCTGATCAAGTACGGCGAGGCCGACAAGATCGTCCAGCGCCGTGGATTCTCGCTTCTGGACATGAAGCGCTATGCCGCCGCACTCGGCTACAAGAGTGGCGGCTTCCGTGCCGAGTTCTCCGACCTGGACTCGCTCGAACACCCGGCGCTGGTGCCGATCCACTATGCCGGCTTCAAGCATTTCGTCGTGGTCCGCGACGTCTACAACGACCACGTCTTCGTTGCCGATCCTGCCTTGGGCAACATCAGTTTCACCCGCGCCCGTTTCGAGGAAATCTGGGACCAGAACGTGCTCTTCGTGATCTACCCCAGCGGCCAGGAGCCCAGGAACGCCCTGGAGCTGAAGGAGGCCGACATGCGCCTGGTGGACGACCGGACCGTGAGCCTGCTGGCTTTCCGCGAGTTCCCGGAGATGAGCAAGGTCACCCAGAACCAGATTGGCACAGCCGCCACGAACGGAGATGTCCAGTACATCCGGCGCAAGTGA
- a CDS encoding LuxR C-terminal-related transcriptional regulator, with the protein MTTLTTLPQQPMPLLRTKLFPPRTDSDSLLPRRALIDRLYAHRQQRVLILSAPAGFGKSTILSLFRQRLLEGGARVAWMSCDEGDSEPQRLVQYLVASIRSVEADFGTNTSNLLQSDMTLPLEGIIDAFLSDLRRLDGPIYLLLDDFHQIRHPALAHGARYLIEHLPDNIRLVTSTRYRPRFLVDEPGLAPWAFCLSGDDLRLTREETDTFLTELKGLALSDSELKLLHKRTEGWITALHLAALALARNPDRAALLKGLSGTERDLADYLAEDVLRSLPEPLQQFLDQTSVLDEFCAELCNALTGRRDGLDMLMRLQNEQLFIIPLDDQREWFRYHHLFAEFLQGRLARNSDPTPLLHAAARWCEGRDMADRAIKYALRARDYAFAADLLERQGAKLIAGNRVYGILGMLSSIPAEVIREHPVFQIFYAWQLAFEQKFAEAEALIEELSVRLLQGQGKVRHFGMAELLAVAQVLKALVLLYQDKLEACLKVARQWLALVPGNQPVFRASLSCIQAAAYALLGDYAEAANAIGVARDCLRMADSEYLQVVVSMIEALICKERGELERGRTIAESARSRVERVFGRRSRVGGPLSLAYADLLYEQDRHAAILAELPLATTWRDVATPVELISRGQLVMAKARFFAGEAEQGLAQLDEWLVGLQSPGYERVHALAMSCKVQLLLWMRRPNEAERVCLQLARHLSGLNAERYADAHAALVMAEARLALSERHAERAQQRLESCLAGFTSPYQRDRRLRLSLLLSVAYWQKGNSEKAFALFAPTLEEAWNLGYRRLFQDDALWLLPLWEAWKGAEPKRASAWQGVAEMLREQCRRLSVDPESFDENQDVSHREREILRLVAAGLSNRDIAQAVHLSEATIKWHLHNLFAKLGVRSRTQAVLKGKSLGLLSEA; encoded by the coding sequence ATGACGACCCTGACCACACTGCCGCAGCAGCCCATGCCGCTGCTGCGCACCAAGCTGTTCCCACCGCGCACCGACAGCGATTCGCTACTGCCGCGCCGCGCCCTGATCGACCGCTTGTATGCCCACCGCCAGCAGCGCGTGCTGATCCTCAGTGCGCCGGCCGGGTTCGGCAAGAGCACCATTCTCAGCCTGTTCCGCCAGCGCCTGCTGGAGGGTGGCGCGCGGGTCGCCTGGATGTCCTGCGACGAGGGCGACAGCGAGCCGCAGCGCCTGGTGCAGTACCTGGTGGCGAGCATCCGCAGCGTCGAGGCGGATTTCGGCACCAACACCTCGAACCTGCTGCAGTCGGACATGACCCTGCCGCTGGAAGGCATCATCGACGCCTTCCTTTCCGACCTGCGTCGCCTCGACGGGCCGATCTACCTGCTGCTCGACGACTTCCACCAGATCCGCCACCCGGCGCTGGCCCACGGTGCGCGCTACCTGATCGAGCACCTGCCGGACAACATCCGCCTGGTCACCAGCACGCGCTATCGCCCGCGCTTCCTGGTCGACGAGCCGGGCCTGGCGCCCTGGGCCTTCTGCCTGAGCGGCGACGACCTGCGCCTGACCCGCGAGGAAACCGACACCTTCCTCACTGAACTCAAGGGGCTGGCCCTGAGCGACAGCGAGCTCAAGCTGCTGCATAAACGCACCGAAGGCTGGATCACTGCGCTGCATCTCGCGGCCCTGGCGCTGGCGCGCAACCCGGACCGCGCGGCGCTGCTCAAGGGGCTTTCCGGTACCGAGCGCGACCTTGCCGACTACCTCGCCGAGGACGTTCTGCGCAGCCTGCCCGAACCGCTGCAGCAGTTCCTCGACCAGACCTCGGTGCTCGACGAATTCTGCGCCGAGTTGTGCAACGCCCTGACCGGGCGCCGCGATGGCCTGGACATGCTGATGCGGCTGCAGAACGAGCAGTTGTTCATCATCCCGCTGGATGACCAGCGCGAGTGGTTCCGCTACCACCACCTGTTCGCCGAATTCCTCCAGGGCCGCCTGGCGCGCAACTCCGATCCGACGCCGCTGCTGCATGCTGCCGCGCGCTGGTGCGAGGGGCGCGACATGGCGGACCGTGCGATCAAGTACGCCCTGCGCGCCCGCGACTACGCCTTCGCCGCCGACCTGCTGGAGCGCCAGGGCGCCAAGCTGATCGCCGGCAACCGCGTCTACGGCATCCTCGGCATGCTCAGCAGCATTCCCGCCGAGGTGATCCGCGAGCACCCGGTGTTCCAGATCTTCTACGCCTGGCAACTGGCCTTCGAGCAGAAGTTCGCCGAGGCCGAGGCGCTGATCGAAGAGCTCAGCGTCCGGCTGCTGCAGGGGCAGGGCAAGGTGCGTCACTTCGGCATGGCCGAGCTGCTCGCCGTGGCCCAGGTGCTCAAGGCGCTGGTGCTGCTCTACCAGGACAAGCTGGAGGCCTGCCTGAAGGTGGCGCGCCAGTGGCTGGCGCTGGTGCCAGGCAACCAGCCGGTGTTCCGCGCCAGCCTGTCGTGCATCCAGGCGGCGGCCTATGCGCTGCTGGGTGACTACGCCGAAGCGGCGAACGCTATCGGCGTCGCCCGCGATTGCCTGCGCATGGCCGACAGCGAATACCTGCAGGTCGTCGTCAGCATGATCGAGGCGCTGATCTGCAAGGAGCGCGGTGAGCTGGAGCGTGGGCGGACCATCGCCGAGAGCGCGCGCAGCCGTGTGGAGCGGGTCTTCGGCCGGCGCAGCCGGGTCGGAGGACCGTTGTCCCTGGCCTATGCCGATCTGCTCTACGAGCAGGATCGCCACGCGGCAATCCTCGCCGAACTGCCGCTGGCCACCACCTGGCGCGACGTTGCCACACCGGTGGAGCTGATCAGTCGTGGCCAGTTGGTGATGGCCAAGGCGCGATTCTTCGCTGGTGAGGCCGAACAAGGGTTGGCCCAGCTCGACGAATGGCTGGTTGGCCTGCAGTCGCCGGGCTACGAGCGGGTGCATGCGCTGGCCATGAGCTGCAAGGTACAGCTGCTTCTGTGGATGCGCCGGCCCAACGAGGCCGAGCGCGTGTGTCTGCAACTGGCGCGGCACCTGTCAGGGCTCAACGCCGAACGCTACGCCGATGCCCACGCGGCGCTGGTGATGGCGGAGGCGCGCCTGGCGCTTTCCGAGCGCCACGCCGAACGTGCGCAGCAGCGTCTGGAATCGTGCCTGGCGGGCTTTACCTCGCCCTATCAGCGCGACCGGCGGCTGCGTCTTTCGCTGTTACTTTCTGTGGCGTATTGGCAGAAAGGTAACAGCGAAAAAGCCTTCGCTCTGTTCGCCCCCACCCTCGAGGAAGCCTGGAACCTGGGTTACCGGCGCCTGTTCCAGGACGACGCCCTGTGGCTACTGCCGCTCTGGGAGGCCTGGAAAGGCGCCGAACCCAAGCGCGCATCGGCCTGGCAGGGGGTGGCCGAGATGCTTCGCGAACAGTGCCGCAGGCTCTCTGTAGATCCTGAAAGTTTCGATGAAAATCAAGATGTTAGCCATCGCGAGCGGGAAATCCTGCGGCTCGTGGCGGCGGGTTTGTCGAACCGGGATATCGCCCAGGCGGTGCATCTGTCGGAGGCCACCATCAAGTGGCATCTGCACAACCTGTTCGCCAAGCTCGGCGTGCGCAGCCGGACCCAGGCGGTACTCAAGGGGAAGAGTCTGGGACTGCTCAGCGAAGCTTGA